From a region of the SAR324 cluster bacterium genome:
- a CDS encoding TerB family tellurite resistance protein, protein MHQQIFSSQISRLPVWAIFQRFFLNHPSELLVHAIATLGLMARISWKEQGFQHEEIQYMASQLAEILNISQEEVNSLILELKAIQWRTSFAEKQLFEQFFRFECDRSTRNALLRSLLGMAGCDKALTERECAIILRTVQSIGLSLTEYKMAVLPYTSVLVSAQAGLNKYILNAAGNENVQIYCQNKIVTQELENISLAELTFRSNKKISVGTLIQISLFSYISIISYVSRAKKEDGQWVISLDLDLNPVECGYLDNLLHMGSINQPEISLKTTFASCQQLPEQLLGYLWNSMPDSRADMAMSLKKMIESRKVLPNLIFSDIQAWHADLLKTQMEKRNILFGNPDWDVIGQQLDQEFSEPLSVIIKLQLLSLIRWILPKGLWKKKVFSTSEMAVIKPMMEQLGLSPEKWSLERAAI, encoded by the coding sequence ATGCACCAGCAAATATTCTCTTCTCAAATATCCAGATTGCCAGTTTGGGCAATATTTCAGCGATTTTTTTTAAATCACCCTTCTGAATTATTGGTTCATGCTATTGCAACTCTTGGTCTTATGGCCAGAATTTCCTGGAAAGAGCAGGGTTTTCAGCACGAAGAAATCCAGTATATGGCTAGTCAACTGGCTGAAATTCTAAATATTAGCCAGGAAGAAGTTAATTCATTGATACTTGAACTCAAAGCAATTCAATGGCGAACTTCTTTTGCTGAAAAGCAACTTTTTGAGCAATTTTTCAGGTTTGAGTGTGATCGTTCTACCAGAAATGCCTTGTTGAGATCATTGCTGGGAATGGCTGGTTGTGACAAAGCTCTGACGGAGCGTGAATGTGCCATCATCTTGAGAACAGTGCAATCCATTGGACTTTCCCTGACGGAGTATAAAATGGCTGTTTTGCCATATACGTCTGTTCTTGTATCGGCTCAGGCTGGATTGAATAAATATATTTTAAATGCAGCAGGTAATGAAAATGTACAAATATATTGCCAGAATAAAATCGTGACTCAGGAGTTGGAAAATATATCTCTGGCAGAATTGACCTTTAGAAGTAATAAGAAAATATCTGTTGGTACTTTGATTCAGATTAGTCTTTTTTCCTATATATCCATTATATCTTATGTGTCACGTGCAAAGAAAGAAGATGGTCAGTGGGTGATCAGCCTTGATTTGGATCTTAATCCTGTGGAGTGTGGGTATTTGGATAATCTGCTCCACATGGGGTCAATCAATCAGCCTGAAATCAGCCTGAAAACGACATTTGCATCTTGCCAACAATTGCCTGAACAACTGCTGGGATACTTATGGAATAGTATGCCTGATTCCAGAGCAGATATGGCTATGTCTTTGAAGAAAATGATTGAATCCCGGAAAGTGCTACCCAATTTGATTTTCAGTGATATTCAGGCTTGGCATGCTGATTTACTGAAAACACAGATGGAAAAACGAAATATTTTGTTTGGCAATCCGGATTGGGATGTGATTGGACAACAACTGGATCAGGAATTTTCTGAGCCATTGTCAGTGATTATAAAGCTTCAATTACTGAGTCTGATCCGATGGATATTGCCCAAGGGATTATGGAAAAAAAAGGTGTTTTCGACATCGGAAATGGCAGTTATCAAACCTATGATGGAACAATTAGGATTATCCCCTGAAAAATGGAGTTTAGAGAGGGCTGCAATATGA
- the ccmE gene encoding cytochrome c maturation protein CcmE, producing the protein MKTKYKFLIGGLVVFGAIVALSIVGLQEMTVFFYTPQEILAAPDDFQEKTIRIGAMVEKGSIDWDAGKIKLAFRMTEDSQHYIPVVYHGVKPDMFKEGQGVVVQGQLEGDTFYADELLVKHSEDYKLEAGDHKNKQEMYKSLMQ; encoded by the coding sequence ATGAAAACAAAATATAAATTTTTAATTGGCGGACTAGTTGTATTCGGCGCGATTGTGGCACTGTCCATTGTTGGGCTTCAGGAAATGACGGTCTTTTTTTATACACCTCAGGAAATTCTGGCCGCGCCAGATGATTTTCAGGAAAAAACAATTCGAATTGGTGCCATGGTGGAGAAGGGATCTATCGATTGGGATGCTGGAAAAATTAAACTGGCATTCAGAATGACAGAAGACTCTCAACATTATATTCCTGTAGTATATCATGGGGTCAAACCTGATATGTTCAAAGAAGGACAGGGGGTTGTGGTGCAGGGGCAACTTGAGGGAGATACTTTTTATGCGGATGAATTACTGGTGAAACATAGCGAAGATTATAAACTCGAAGCGGGTGACCATAAAAATAAACAAGAAATGTACAAATCTTTGATGCAGTAA
- the ccsA gene encoding cytochrome c biogenesis protein CcsA, whose protein sequence is MCFVNFFRESNMKRLTILEWISYLSLAGCGIWIFVAPIESEMGFIQKIMYLHLPSVLVTYLAFFVAFACSIAYLWKRDIVYDQVARSSAEVGLIFCGLVLVTGSIWGKPTWGTYWVWDARLTTTLILFMIFSGYFLLRMFATDHEQQARLAAILAIVGFLDIPIVHQSVKWWRTLHQPTTLFKTENGQAAASIPNELLMPLMASMLAALVFYVFLFLMRYEVEKRHHELQEKIADQHFHS, encoded by the coding sequence ATGTGTTTTGTTAATTTCTTTAGAGAAAGTAATATGAAACGATTAACTATTCTGGAATGGATCTCATATCTGTCTCTGGCTGGATGCGGGATCTGGATTTTTGTGGCGCCCATTGAATCGGAAATGGGATTTATTCAGAAAATAATGTATTTGCATTTGCCTTCAGTTCTGGTCACATATCTGGCTTTTTTTGTGGCCTTTGCCTGCAGTATTGCTTATTTGTGGAAACGGGACATTGTTTATGATCAGGTAGCCCGGTCTTCCGCGGAAGTCGGATTAATTTTTTGCGGGTTGGTTCTGGTAACAGGATCCATCTGGGGAAAACCAACATGGGGCACTTACTGGGTATGGGACGCCAGGCTGACCACAACACTCATTCTGTTTATGATTTTTTCAGGTTATTTCCTGCTACGGATGTTTGCGACAGACCACGAACAGCAAGCAAGACTTGCTGCAATTCTGGCGATTGTGGGATTTCTTGATATTCCTATCGTTCACCAGTCTGTCAAATGGTGGCGAACATTGCATCAGCCCACGACCTTGTTTAAAACAGAAAATGGTCAGGCTGCGGCATCTATTCCCAATGAACTGCTGATGCCACTCATGGCCTCGATGCTGGCGGCGTTAGTGTTTTACGTATTTCTGTTTTTAATGCGGTATGAGGTGGAAAAACGCCATCATGAACTTCAGGAAAAAATTGCGGATCAGCATTTTCATTCATAA
- a CDS encoding HAMP domain-containing protein → MRWSIKYKIIILAVAVSLLAAFVVTWVSIRQVTLQVNKQLNETGQGLLESVQNHIRQDLEKAERFADLLATHHQLREYLLHHDAETLVSWLNKQSEMEIYALLEIFDREGNRVAVNRWLNKDSDELTPYLTDQKDPVLQAALKYQISAEIKQLTQGLSIRVTVPIVDIITIKVLGVCVVSFPMNYDWIDRIRAESPYHLALIANSQSKLATSVITPEGRRMEELPVEISQNISGDLPGQIEQISLFDHSYMVLFAPIYDPRSIAQGQMIALMQRDLIESTTEQILNVLVFVALATVLGCVILGTFVAYGMTKPLQRLMEAMHRIAEGDLDQTIKVSSRDEIGELTQAAQWMQDELRTIQDLVDKMLQTFQLFVPTQFLRHIAHDGIENVKLGNAQQETVSVLFSDIRGFTTISESMSPQQLLDFLNLLFRQVGKAIEQYGFIDKFIGDAVMAVFEGEAEDYSGAQNAVTTALIMQTALQKFRNENHSPVEIGIGINTGPVVIGTVGTSSRMDSTVLGDTVNLASRMEGLTKNYGGSLLISENTFKQLPNTHCFQIRAVDKVRVKGKKEPITVYEVFDNDSPPVLEKKLGIQNFLEQGQALYYSRQWQEALDLFQKCFNLFPEDVVSQMYLDRCREFFHHPPPGDWDGVISMKTK, encoded by the coding sequence ATGCGTTGGTCCATCAAATATAAAATCATTATCCTTGCTGTTGCGGTATCGTTGTTGGCGGCATTCGTGGTGACATGGGTGAGCATTCGTCAGGTCACGTTGCAGGTCAACAAACAGTTGAATGAAACAGGCCAGGGCCTTCTTGAAAGCGTGCAGAATCATATTCGACAGGATCTGGAAAAAGCAGAAAGATTTGCAGATTTATTAGCGACTCATCATCAACTACGTGAATATCTTTTGCATCATGATGCGGAAACACTGGTTTCATGGTTGAACAAACAATCTGAAATGGAGATATATGCGTTGCTTGAAATATTTGATCGGGAGGGGAACCGTGTTGCGGTTAACCGATGGCTGAACAAGGACAGTGATGAATTGACGCCCTATTTGACCGATCAGAAAGACCCTGTTTTACAAGCAGCTCTGAAGTATCAAATATCTGCTGAAATCAAACAATTGACACAAGGTTTGTCCATTCGGGTGACAGTTCCGATTGTGGATATTATCACGATTAAGGTTCTGGGGGTTTGTGTGGTGAGTTTCCCCATGAATTATGACTGGATAGATCGAATCAGGGCTGAATCTCCCTATCATTTGGCTTTGATTGCCAACAGCCAGTCTAAATTAGCAACCAGCGTGATCACTCCAGAAGGTCGACGTATGGAAGAACTACCTGTTGAAATTTCCCAAAATATATCGGGCGATTTACCGGGGCAAATTGAACAAATATCATTGTTTGATCATTCCTATATGGTTCTGTTTGCGCCGATTTATGATCCGCGTTCCATTGCCCAGGGACAAATGATTGCCTTGATGCAGAGAGATTTGATCGAATCCACAACGGAACAGATTCTGAATGTACTGGTTTTTGTGGCATTGGCCACTGTTTTGGGGTGTGTGATCCTTGGAACTTTTGTTGCATACGGCATGACCAAACCTTTGCAACGTTTGATGGAAGCCATGCACCGGATTGCTGAAGGGGATCTGGACCAGACCATTAAAGTGAGTTCCAGAGATGAGATTGGTGAGCTAACACAGGCCGCTCAATGGATGCAGGATGAATTGAGAACCATCCAGGATCTTGTGGACAAGATGTTACAAACATTTCAATTGTTTGTGCCAACTCAGTTTCTAAGACATATCGCACATGATGGCATCGAAAATGTGAAGTTGGGAAATGCCCAACAGGAAACAGTCTCTGTCCTGTTTTCAGATATCCGTGGTTTTACGACAATTTCAGAATCCATGTCTCCACAGCAGTTGCTGGATTTTCTCAATCTTTTGTTTCGGCAGGTCGGAAAAGCCATTGAACAATATGGTTTTATTGACAAGTTTATTGGAGACGCGGTGATGGCTGTTTTTGAAGGGGAAGCAGAAGATTACAGCGGAGCGCAAAATGCGGTGACTACCGCGTTGATTATGCAAACAGCGTTGCAGAAATTCAGAAATGAAAATCATTCACCCGTAGAAATCGGGATTGGAATTAACACTGGACCTGTGGTGATTGGAACGGTTGGAACCTCAAGCAGGATGGATTCAACTGTGCTGGGAGATACCGTCAATCTGGCATCCCGCATGGAAGGGTTGACCAAAAATTATGGAGGGTCGTTGCTGATTTCGGAAAATACATTCAAACAGCTTCCAAACACCCACTGTTTTCAGATTCGAGCTGTTGACAAGGTTAGAGTGAAAGGTAAAAAAGAACCGATTACTGTGTATGAAGTATTTGATAATGATTCTCCTCCAGTTCTTGAAAAAAAACTGGGTATTCAGAATTTTCTCGAACAGGGACAAGCATTGTATTACTCTCGGCAGTGGCAAGAAGCTCTCGATTTATTTCAGAAATGTTTCAACCTTTTCCCGGAAGATGTAGTGAGCCAAATGTATTTGGATCGTTGCCGGGAATTTTTCCATCATCCCCCTCCCGGAGATTGGGATGGTGTCATTAGTATGAAAACAAAATGA